A single Fluviispira vulneris DNA region contains:
- a CDS encoding 50S ribosomal protein L11 methyltransferase encodes MRDTNNLHSRAITQNFAKNGSLVHTSPAKFRTSIDTLIKPNERPKISMTEKNDICYELKINISEEYKDILAELFAELDIHDFVLGTLECDVEAEYNPLDPKHDYYSELAHNIPVILYNNDKEYLLSIQSALMHLFPKVNIPFDEKTFMIQELADQDWKESWKESFRPIFVQNIFAIIPPWEQSKSFTQKHKIIIDPGMAFGTGQHETTRLCLETMLNYKIPKKVLDVGTGSGILAIAAQKLGAEFIFANDLDPDCMRIAEDNAQTNNAVGIQFTNTPIEDIKETDFALIIANIQSRPLKAIMPSIREHIADKGIVILSGILVSEREDFLAYLAEKNMNFLATHTMGDWCSIVCTK; translated from the coding sequence ATGAGGGATACGAATAATCTACACTCAAGAGCTATAACACAAAATTTTGCAAAGAATGGCTCACTTGTTCATACTTCTCCAGCGAAGTTCAGAACAAGCATAGATACACTTATCAAACCAAATGAAAGGCCTAAGATCTCAATGACTGAAAAAAACGATATTTGCTATGAGTTAAAGATAAATATCAGTGAGGAATATAAAGATATTCTTGCAGAATTATTTGCTGAGCTCGATATTCATGATTTTGTCTTAGGGACATTAGAATGCGATGTCGAAGCCGAATACAACCCACTGGACCCCAAACATGATTATTATTCCGAATTAGCTCATAATATTCCTGTTATTTTATATAACAATGATAAAGAATATCTGCTCTCTATTCAAAGCGCATTGATGCATTTATTTCCAAAGGTAAATATCCCATTCGATGAAAAGACTTTTATGATTCAAGAATTGGCGGATCAAGACTGGAAAGAAAGCTGGAAAGAATCTTTCCGCCCTATTTTTGTACAAAATATATTTGCTATCATTCCTCCTTGGGAACAAAGTAAAAGTTTCACGCAAAAACATAAAATTATCATAGATCCTGGAATGGCTTTTGGCACTGGACAACATGAAACCACTCGCTTGTGTTTAGAGACCATGCTCAATTATAAAATTCCAAAAAAAGTACTCGATGTTGGAACAGGCAGCGGTATATTGGCCATAGCAGCACAGAAGTTAGGAGCTGAATTTATTTTTGCCAATGATCTCGATCCCGATTGCATGCGCATTGCTGAAGACAATGCTCAAACAAACAATGCAGTAGGTATCCAGTTCACCAACACACCCATTGAAGATATAAAAGAAACCGATTTCGCTTTGATTATTGCCAACATTCAAAGCAGACCTTTAAAAGCTATAATGCCCTCTATTAGGGAGCATATCGCAGATAAAGGAATTGTTATTTTATCTGGTATACTTGTATCTGAGCGAGAGGACTTTCTCGCTTATCTTGCAGAGAAAAATATGAACTTCCTCGCAACCCACACTATGGGCGATTGGTGCTCAATAGTTTGCACCAAATAA
- a CDS encoding rhomboid family intramembrane serine protease — protein sequence MISKNRRRFLFRKYSLASFTIVAINIIYYLFICSQSGNILTKIVQGPGYDLLVAYGAKENGLIASGQLQRLFFPIFMHANLVHLLVNMFGLWSIGRIFEMIAGPRNLFILYLVAGITGNFCSFALLPHLSVGASGSLFGLLLCLFIIQKYEERLSKQFKRPTQGMQFGRVLLVNLVLNIIFGFSIPIFDWAAHLGGSLAGILFGFALTTRHKWNLKFILSSANSVQLKKNFFERHQIYYIGIILLNILFLMAFFNIKKYQIIYGKAIESASENKNMVMSYEDLPQYEDILVSQNEETNPENMQNDAIYLHENGYFFAALNLYEVLYSLSKEGFGSEQFSSANNKEQLKTAIELAKQDRKVTESMQKYGHKKSYSKKNISEICAKPAALYMTLGFFQISGKLYECAYSLNLANDEYALKGIESFHLADDTQGINQILSILNLAEKK from the coding sequence ATGATAAGTAAGAATAGAAGAAGGTTTTTATTTAGAAAATATAGTTTAGCTAGCTTTACGATCGTTGCTATTAATATCATATATTATCTTTTTATTTGCTCCCAGTCTGGAAATATTTTAACAAAAATAGTTCAAGGACCAGGCTACGATCTGTTGGTTGCTTATGGAGCTAAAGAAAATGGTTTGATAGCTTCTGGACAATTACAAAGACTTTTTTTTCCAATTTTTATGCATGCAAATCTCGTGCATCTTCTTGTTAATATGTTTGGCCTATGGTCTATTGGTCGAATTTTTGAAATGATAGCTGGACCGCGCAATTTATTTATTCTTTATCTTGTTGCAGGTATAACTGGAAATTTTTGCAGCTTTGCTTTGTTGCCACATTTATCTGTTGGTGCATCGGGTAGTTTATTTGGTTTGTTATTATGTTTATTTATTATTCAAAAATATGAAGAAAGACTGTCAAAACAATTTAAGCGACCTACTCAGGGAATGCAGTTTGGTAGAGTTTTGTTAGTAAACTTAGTATTAAATATTATTTTTGGTTTTTCAATTCCAATTTTTGACTGGGCTGCTCATTTAGGCGGATCGCTTGCTGGAATTCTTTTTGGATTTGCTTTAACGACAAGGCATAAATGGAATTTAAAATTTATTTTGTCGTCAGCAAATTCAGTGCAATTAAAGAAAAATTTTTTTGAAAGACATCAAATATATTATATAGGTATTATTCTATTAAATATATTGTTCTTAATGGCATTTTTTAATATTAAAAAATATCAAATCATCTATGGTAAAGCCATAGAGAGTGCTTCAGAAAATAAAAATATGGTCATGTCATATGAGGATTTACCTCAGTACGAAGATATTCTTGTTTCACAGAATGAAGAAACCAATCCTGAAAATATGCAGAATGATGCAATTTATTTACATGAAAATGGGTATTTTTTTGCAGCATTGAATTTATATGAAGTTTTATACTCTTTAAGTAAAGAAGGCTTCGGTTCTGAACAATTTTCCTCTGCTAACAACAAGGAACAACTCAAAACCGCAATTGAACTGGCGAAACAGGATCGCAAAGTAACAGAAAGTATGCAAAAATATGGCCATAAAAAGAGTTATAGTAAAAAAAATATTTCAGAAATTTGTGCTAAACCCGCTGCCCTTTACATGACCTTAGGCTTTTTCCAGATTTCAGGTAAATTATATGAATGTGCTTATTCACTTAATTTAGCAAATGATGAATATGCTTTAAAAGGGATAGAATCATTTCATTTAGCAGATGATACTCAAGGAATAAATCAGATATTATCAATTTTAAATTTAGCAGAGAAAAAATAA
- a CDS encoding FAD-binding oxidoreductase: MSDYQFDVALIGSGPYACFTALLLAEQNMSVGLIIPENSLPIDSFLSSLSACWPTLNDPPTRADVAHGHDVALYLNDFCSKGVHFFQEKLLPLLGDGENWLASKCLRIGLKDFEKEELVTAQKLGFSLQKTAQDGVYLENEKALLCKDKKLLQKNIISALNKFKVTVIPSKAIQLKETQNKCIIELNNKKTIESEVVVLGNGLEIAKLIAKFEKYLIPMSDCLYEYEAETDKKIPIEPISFRASNGHICGTFIQNEDKVTLRISGPRFLLPGAGAGINLTETKIPDKTFINIEKFQQEIVFPIFAKELSFTSVNDFQNTFKFNLTTKKILADCYPCDELPLLGEYGKLGRVLGNTGWLATGFPAGAWAAKITTDLILNEKSPDLHPRLRPRRLQTAFIKKHND, translated from the coding sequence ATGTCCGATTATCAATTCGATGTCGCTCTCATTGGTTCTGGCCCCTATGCTTGTTTCACCGCACTCTTATTAGCTGAACAAAATATGTCGGTGGGACTTATTATTCCCGAAAATTCACTCCCCATCGATTCCTTCTTATCCTCACTCAGTGCCTGTTGGCCAACTCTGAATGACCCACCCACGCGGGCGGACGTGGCGCATGGGCACGATGTTGCTCTGTATCTCAATGATTTTTGCAGCAAAGGCGTTCATTTTTTTCAAGAAAAACTGCTTCCTTTGCTGGGTGATGGAGAGAATTGGCTTGCAAGCAAATGCCTGAGAATAGGTTTGAAAGATTTTGAAAAAGAAGAGCTTGTCACAGCCCAAAAACTTGGTTTCTCTCTCCAGAAAACTGCTCAGGATGGTGTCTATCTTGAAAATGAAAAAGCACTGCTATGCAAAGATAAAAAATTATTGCAAAAAAATATTATAAGTGCTTTGAATAAATTTAAAGTAACAGTCATTCCTTCAAAAGCTATACAATTAAAAGAAACTCAAAACAAATGCATTATTGAACTCAATAATAAAAAAACAATTGAGAGCGAAGTTGTTGTTCTTGGAAATGGCTTAGAAATTGCAAAATTAATCGCTAAATTTGAAAAATATCTTATCCCTATGAGCGATTGTTTATACGAATATGAAGCAGAGACAGATAAAAAAATTCCTATTGAACCTATTTCATTTCGCGCTTCCAATGGACATATTTGCGGAACATTTATTCAAAATGAAGATAAAGTTACTTTAAGAATTTCTGGTCCTCGCTTTTTACTTCCAGGAGCAGGGGCGGGTATTAACTTAACAGAGACTAAAATTCCCGATAAAACTTTTATAAATATTGAAAAATTTCAACAGGAAATTGTTTTTCCTATTTTTGCAAAAGAACTTAGTTTTACTTCTGTAAATGATTTTCAAAATACTTTTAAATTTAACTTAACAACAAAAAAAATATTAGCTGACTGTTACCCCTGTGACGAACTTCCCTTACTGGGAGAATATGGAAAATTAGGTCGTGTTCTAGGCAACACGGGCTGGCTTGCCACAGGATTTCCTGCGGGCGCATGGGCAGCAAAAATCACCACCGATCTTATTTTAAATGAAAAAAGCCCTGACCTACATCCAAGACTGCGCCCCCGCAGATTGCAGACAGCATTTATTAAAAAGCATAATGACTAG
- a CDS encoding ABC transporter substrate-binding protein, whose protein sequence is MKIKKKLYILISIVFLALIFFTVKTNFTANHKDILSINMAAAPSIPWDEEGAPVHVLETFTEAVHGNLIPFGDFNMENAVNQNTLLSGSFCTEKTCYANVKKGIYFHNGREVSAYDVEFSLIKDLFEKPEATFAYTLLEDLEGIEDKNGNVMSPLKRKELVQKNSILYPTGLLKSIEVIDNYNLKFHLKRKNKFFFQRISSAHLPIVPIEELTDDYKKWKKYPIGFGKYKVVNAIMANHEYFLKKVNPKENIPSNIKLFYADNDVGDIKMLLGGTQRGTQANDKIIIFPNIYSNGGFLFNYQTKLGQDPNFRKAISLALDREKIAAKGIHKELIPEDQMLPNFGWQKNYRADIPVQQQDLAQAKELLNKVPHELWQNKILTIPCYWEDAKDVNTLPYIQEIKTELKELGLKVEFQSNVEGYDKFKDGDENVLWFTGFAFASDDPNKNFAHFLKGSYFAHEYPTDPEYERLFQESSANSSKISESTKKLSEYFTRNNIMVILFNQRVSYAYDSKKIASLGEQYSGIKFEIWKVKMND, encoded by the coding sequence ATGAAGATTAAGAAAAAACTTTATATTTTAATTTCAATCGTTTTTTTGGCTCTCATTTTTTTCACAGTTAAAACTAATTTCACTGCTAATCATAAGGATATATTAAGCATAAATATGGCCGCAGCCCCCTCTATTCCTTGGGATGAAGAAGGAGCACCTGTGCATGTGCTCGAGACATTTACCGAGGCGGTGCATGGCAACCTTATCCCCTTTGGTGATTTCAATATGGAAAATGCCGTCAATCAAAATACTTTGCTGAGTGGTTCTTTTTGTACAGAAAAAACCTGTTATGCCAACGTCAAAAAGGGAATTTATTTTCACAATGGGCGCGAGGTCTCTGCGTATGATGTTGAATTTTCTCTTATCAAAGATTTATTTGAAAAACCGGAAGCAACATTTGCATACACTTTACTGGAAGATTTAGAAGGTATAGAAGATAAAAATGGGAATGTAATGTCTCCTTTAAAAAGGAAAGAACTTGTGCAAAAAAATAGCATTCTGTACCCGACAGGACTGTTAAAAAGCATTGAAGTCATTGACAATTATAATTTAAAATTCCATCTCAAACGGAAGAATAAGTTTTTTTTCCAAAGAATTTCCTCAGCCCATTTGCCTATCGTGCCAATTGAAGAATTGACAGACGATTATAAAAAGTGGAAGAAATACCCTATTGGCTTTGGTAAATACAAAGTTGTCAATGCGATTATGGCCAACCACGAGTATTTTTTAAAAAAAGTCAATCCTAAAGAAAATATTCCTAGCAATATAAAGTTATTTTACGCTGACAATGACGTTGGCGACATAAAAATGCTCTTGGGTGGGACGCAACGAGGAACTCAAGCAAATGATAAAATCATTATTTTCCCAAATATATACTCTAATGGTGGATTTCTTTTTAATTATCAAACAAAACTTGGACAGGATCCAAACTTCCGTAAAGCCATTTCCCTCGCACTAGACAGGGAAAAAATAGCGGCTAAGGGAATACATAAGGAGCTCATACCGGAAGATCAAATGCTCCCCAATTTTGGTTGGCAAAAGAATTACCGTGCAGATATTCCAGTCCAGCAACAGGATCTTGCGCAAGCAAAGGAATTATTAAATAAAGTACCGCATGAGCTCTGGCAAAATAAAATCCTTACAATCCCCTGCTACTGGGAAGATGCAAAAGACGTCAATACCCTGCCATATATTCAAGAGATAAAAACGGAGTTAAAAGAATTGGGATTGAAGGTTGAATTTCAAAGCAACGTGGAAGGTTATGATAAATTCAAGGATGGTGATGAAAATGTCCTTTGGTTCACAGGCTTTGCCTTTGCCAGCGATGACCCAAATAAAAACTTTGCCCACTTCCTCAAAGGTTCGTACTTTGCCCATGAATACCCAACGGATCCTGAATACGAAAGACTTTTTCAGGAATCCTCTGCCAATTCTTCGAAAATATCTGAATCGACTAAAAAATTGAGCGAATATTTCACAAGAAATAATATTATGGTTATTTTATTTAACCAAAGAGTATCCTACGCCTACGATAGCAAAAAAATTGCCTCTTTAGGTGAACAGTACAGTGGAATTAAGTTTGAAATCTGGAAAGTAAAGATGAATGATTAA